GTGGATGCTCCTGATTCCAGTCACAAACTCAAATAGTTGGAAAGTGTGAGACACTTGAACAGCACaataaaatgactgtaaagtGAACCGACTATGTTCTAATAAATATCCCCAATCAAAAGTGACCTGCCGTGGTGCCAgttcatgttgttgtttcctctaaacagcatgtgtgtgttaaagtgCAGAAATTAATACTCTGAattaagtatatatatatatatatatatatatatatatatatacacacacacacacacacacatatatatatatatatatatatatatatatatacatacatacacacacatatatatatatacatataaagaaCACTTACACCCGATTCAATCACTTTCAACTTCCTCAATAAGGTCAAAGGTCAGGGCTATCTCCACAATAGTGTGCCATATTTGGTAACTTTAGCATCAATGAAAGCTACTTCTGTAAGGCAGACGCTTGATGTAGGATTGCTTCTATTTCCATTTTACTTTCCTAACAAATATTTGTATTAAGTCAATAGGAAACAACATCAGTTCCAAGTTAAGGCCTATCAAAGCTTTATCCAAGACAGGGCTACAATTTGTAACAGGAACAAATGACTCAGAAGGTCAGTGCTGTAGAATTCAGCTGAGGGTCAGTAGCTCCTAGTGTGCTAACTAGTGTAGCTCAACAGCCGGCTTACTTTAGTGTGAGAGCGCGGAGGTAAGGCAGCTGTGGAAGATCCTGATCATCCTGCTGATCCCACTCAACTTCCTCCTCCTGTGCCGTAGTAGGAGGCTCCGCAGAGATGAGTAGGTCTATGAGTCGAGGACAGGCCCTGATGACCTCCAGTAGTGGGCTATGGGGGCTCGTTGTCACCCCCTCCAGAGTGAGAGAGACCATGGAGGAGCCTGCAACCTGCAAGGCAGGGTGGAGATCCTCCAGAGGACCTGGGAAATGTACTGAAAGGCTCTGCAGCTGCCCAGACCAGGCCTGCAGGCCTGTAGCTAACAGAGACCCCTGATTTCTTGCTCCAGCATCTTCGTGATTGTCAATGTTCACAGATATGGAGTAGATTCCGGGACATAGTTGGCCTAAATGATCCAGGCAGTGGCAGGTTATGCCCTTGACTTCCTTCAGCCGCAGAATCAGGCCTGACTGTGTTTGGTTCTCAGAACAAGATGGCCCTTCGTCTCTACTTGTATCTTCTTCACTCTCACTAGGGTAACCCTTCCAGGATAagccctcttcctcctcttcatcctcctgttctctatctgctgctgctctttctttcttccttctccaACTACCCCTGCCCTGCATCCTCTCCCTCCACACATCCTCCAGCCTCTGAACTCCTTCCCTGTCAGTAAACTCATCAGCCTGGCTGAAGTCTCTGCACTTGATGAGGAAACAGGCCTGTCCGACGCCCTCCACGGCCAGCCTTTCCAGGCAGGGCAAGGAGAGAAGCAGGTAGGCTGCTGCCACCAccgagtctccctcctgttccTCAAACCCAATATCCAGAGCCAGCAGACTGCAGAGGGGTAGAGCAGGCAGGGCTGGAGAGAGACTTCCAGAAGATGAGCAGGAAGCACTACCTCCAAGAGGAAGCAGAGCGGCTGGGGAAAGCAAATGACAGCGGGATACATTTAGATGTCGCAACAGACGGCAGCAGCGAGCGATTGTCATGATTACGTATCTGTCACAAGGCAGGCCAGCCAGGGAGAGTGAGCGCAGAGCTGGCAGCCTGTGGAGGGTTTCAGAAAGAACTTTAGAAGGTAGCTGCTGGGCTCCAGACAGGTCCAGACTCCACAGACcctgagacaaaacaagacaagacaagacaagagcATGAAGCATAGTAAGATCAAGACGAGAAATACAAGAGTACTGAGAAGATTCaaataaagatataaaaagGATAGAAAGACAATTGCATCCTTAATTAATGTCTATACCTTGTCTACCTTGTGATGTACCAGTTACATCAAGATAACAACCACACATCTAAGTTTTTGTTTAGGGAGCactgtttatttaaaatacacagCCTATGGCATCAGGTAAAACATCCTGAAATTGTAGCCTACATACATATCCATAGAATTCTAGATAATTAACACatacattttttccaccaagaagAACCAGGTGCTAGTTCGGTGCCAGTTTGGTGCTAATGCTTAGTTGGTTCAAACCTCGCACCTCCTAAGAACCTGTTTGCTTTTCCATTGGCAAAGCAGCCAAGTTAGAGCCACGTCATTGCATGACCATAAAACGTCAGTACGTCACTGCATGTGTAGCCATTCAATAACGTTCGTGCATCGTAACTATTCAAGTGCTGTTCTTGACTTTGCAAGCCTACATTGGGATCCAGAAGCAAATAAGCAAACTCTTAGTAGCTACCTGTCTTCACTGTAGTCGCAGGCAACGGCGACCACGTTTGAGAAGACAGGAAATTGTCAAAGATGTTTTGCttcttaacagtaaacgtgttACTTAGGCCACTTAGCTTCGACTATGTTTGCATCCATTACATAGCGATTAAACAAACACAGTAAGTTGATGACAATATCCATGTTTATTGAGGACTTCATACTGCTCGTACCCAACTGCAGCCATCTCCCACTGGATCTTTTCGAACAGCGACTTGGTCCGAGAGGCTCCCTCTGACCGAATTTGAACACAGCAGTGCCAGGAAGCACTGGATCTTCTCCTCAGACCAGTGCTGCTTGGATTTGGCATTCATTTCTCG
Above is a genomic segment from Amphiprion ocellaris isolate individual 3 ecotype Okinawa chromosome 6, ASM2253959v1, whole genome shotgun sequence containing:
- the si:ch211-214j8.12 gene encoding uncharacterized protein si:ch211-214j8.12 — translated: MPLFRALDEGGGTKARPGRRGRVKSKDWMRSCLRTDEDGSVLSLTRLCLLSLADNMKDVWVKDYADNYMDHYSFRYIMGPFNLLPGDLVEELTCLLCTRKQLSRAALHLLLVPQLRRLSLELCPGLVTSALCGHIAARCQGLWSLDLSGAQQLPSKVLSETLHRLPALRSLSLAGLPCDRYVIMTIARCCRLLRHLNVSRCHLLSPAALLPLGGSASCSSSGSLSPALPALPLCSLLALDIGFEEQEGDSVVAAAYLLLSLPCLERLAVEGVGQACFLIKCRDFSQADEFTDREGVQRLEDVWRERMQGRGSWRRKKERAAADREQEDEEEEEGLSWKGYPSESEEDTSRDEGPSCSENQTQSGLILRLKEVKGITCHCLDHLGQLCPGIYSISVNIDNHEDAGARNQGSLLATGLQAWSGQLQSLSVHFPGPLEDLHPALQVAGSSMVSLTLEGVTTSPHSPLLEVIRACPRLIDLLISAEPPTTAQEEEVEWDQQDDQDLPQLPYLRALTLNFSYEHSRMKPIMSWMSLKKVLRCLLAGSPLLEKLSLVSLPCPLNCVLQDVLHVSYLLGSADSTVSPPMPLGRLQHVDLLRTDVIMATVKSLMQQSKRLKRVDVSYCWQISQLEWSNCKTFQKVQVVWV